One Arthrobacter sp. StoSoilB19 DNA window includes the following coding sequences:
- a CDS encoding aldehyde dehydrogenase family protein, whose translation MPTTATETSAGHETVQGSGITIQDPRTGEVLWTVPEAAPEAINHAVGVARSGAAAWAATAPAERGAALRAAAKALDAAARELAGLNASETGRPEDEALAGIAAGVSTLEQYAELGPVHRGHSLRGNRLASDYTLAEPRGVAVLLTPWNDPVAVACGLIGAALATGNTVIHKPSERCPRLGEALGEVLAPAFPAGVFQTLSGGAGVGAALSQAAVDVIAHVGSSASGARIAQAGALTGAHVIRENGGNDPLLVDRDVDPGWAAQQAAIGAFSNSGQICTSVERIYVHRDIAAEFCKALEAEAALRNSSGSVAPLVDLRMRDAVHAHVAEALAQGARAVEGGALPAGPGSFYPATVLLGCTESMQVMAEETFGPVAPVQVVDTFDDGLRLACSGRYGLAATVLSSNIAHIQQAVAALPVGTVKVNEVFGGAPGGAAQPRGESGAGFGYGPELLDEFSQVKVVHIAAPPAAGSGDGPDTIINTDDRDLP comes from the coding sequence ATGCCCACCACAGCCACCGAAACATCCGCAGGCCATGAGACAGTCCAGGGCTCCGGCATCACCATCCAGGACCCGCGAACCGGTGAAGTGCTTTGGACGGTGCCCGAAGCGGCGCCCGAGGCCATCAACCACGCCGTGGGTGTGGCCCGCAGCGGTGCAGCAGCGTGGGCCGCAACCGCACCGGCCGAACGGGGCGCCGCGCTGCGGGCAGCCGCCAAAGCCCTTGATGCAGCTGCGCGGGAGCTCGCGGGGCTGAACGCCAGCGAAACCGGCCGGCCGGAGGATGAGGCCCTGGCCGGCATCGCCGCCGGGGTTTCCACCCTGGAGCAGTACGCGGAACTTGGCCCGGTCCACCGTGGCCACAGCCTCCGCGGCAACCGGCTCGCCTCCGACTACACGCTGGCCGAACCGCGCGGCGTGGCCGTCCTGCTGACCCCCTGGAACGATCCGGTTGCCGTTGCCTGCGGGCTGATCGGCGCCGCGCTGGCCACGGGCAACACGGTCATCCACAAACCCAGCGAGCGGTGCCCGCGGCTTGGGGAGGCGCTGGGCGAAGTGCTGGCGCCGGCCTTCCCTGCCGGGGTATTCCAGACCCTCTCCGGTGGCGCAGGGGTGGGAGCGGCGCTGTCGCAGGCCGCCGTGGACGTCATAGCCCACGTGGGATCCAGCGCCTCAGGCGCCCGCATTGCCCAGGCCGGAGCCCTTACCGGCGCCCACGTCATCAGGGAAAACGGTGGCAACGACCCCCTGCTGGTGGACCGCGACGTGGATCCCGGGTGGGCTGCCCAGCAGGCAGCCATCGGAGCCTTCAGCAACAGCGGCCAGATCTGCACCTCCGTGGAACGGATCTACGTCCATAGGGACATTGCCGCCGAGTTCTGCAAAGCCCTGGAGGCCGAGGCAGCGCTCCGGAACAGCAGCGGCAGCGTGGCGCCGCTGGTGGACCTGCGGATGCGCGACGCCGTCCACGCCCACGTCGCCGAGGCCCTGGCCCAGGGCGCCCGCGCGGTGGAGGGCGGTGCCCTCCCGGCCGGCCCGGGTTCCTTCTACCCGGCCACCGTCCTGCTCGGCTGCACCGAAAGCATGCAGGTGATGGCGGAGGAAACGTTCGGCCCCGTGGCTCCGGTGCAGGTGGTGGACACGTTCGACGACGGCCTGCGCCTGGCGTGCAGCGGCAGGTATGGATTGGCGGCCACCGTCCTAAGCAGCAACATCGCGCACATCCAGCAGGCGGTGGCTGCGCTGCCCGTGGGAACGGTGAAGGTCAACGAGGTGTTCGGCGGCGCCCCCGGCGGAGCAGCCCAGCCGCGCGGCGAGAGCGGGGCCGGGTTCGGCTACGGGCCAGAGCTCCTGGACGAGTTCAGCCAGGTCAAGGTGGTGCACATCGCGGCCCCGCCGGCGGCCGGTTCCGGCGACGGCCCGGATACCATCATCAACACTGACGACCGGGACCTGCCGTGA
- the rfaE2 gene encoding D-glycero-beta-D-manno-heptose 1-phosphate adenylyltransferase codes for MNASPESIDLSTQRALSDWLPGRLAAEHPSILVIGDVMLDGWWSGSIERLCREAPAPVVDIQSRESVPGGAANTAMNLAALGAKVSVAGIIGSDDAGEDLRAQLAAAGIDVRHLHTHPDMVTTTKIRISSGGQVMLRLDDSAGAVPADALAALAASVRAAVERQDAVLVCDYGTGVVADPVRTELARVLGPDTAGENRPLVVVDAHDPRPWAALQPHLVTPNAQETARLLDRKLPEGQARVEAVSAESAALLQATGARAVVVTLDRDGTVLLMPDGVRHRTWARPAAEKQASGAGDTFVAALTLARAAGLPLTASLDLAQSAADVVVHQPGTSVCSTAQLSRYLEAFADTALSADELERQMEIHRAQGQRIVLTNGCFDVLHSGHTRYLNQAKQLGDILVVALNSDDSVRRLKGPGRPINTMADRAAVVAALSCVDYVTVFDTPTATPLIRRLRPEVYAKGGDYTPEMLEETPAVEEYGGRIAILDYVAERSTTAVVKRIRDGEGAVPSN; via the coding sequence GTGAACGCGTCCCCGGAATCCATCGACCTGTCCACCCAGCGGGCACTGTCCGACTGGCTCCCCGGCCGGCTCGCCGCGGAACATCCCTCCATCCTGGTCATCGGCGACGTGATGCTCGACGGCTGGTGGAGCGGCAGCATCGAACGGCTCTGCCGGGAAGCGCCCGCCCCCGTGGTGGACATCCAGTCCCGCGAATCGGTCCCGGGCGGCGCGGCCAACACCGCCATGAACCTGGCCGCCCTGGGAGCAAAGGTCTCGGTAGCCGGAATCATCGGCTCGGACGACGCCGGCGAAGACCTCCGTGCGCAGCTTGCCGCCGCCGGCATCGACGTCCGGCACCTGCACACCCACCCGGACATGGTCACCACCACCAAGATCCGGATCAGCAGCGGCGGCCAGGTGATGCTGCGCCTCGACGACTCGGCCGGCGCTGTCCCGGCCGACGCCCTGGCCGCGCTCGCCGCCTCGGTGCGTGCCGCCGTCGAACGCCAGGACGCCGTGCTGGTGTGCGACTACGGGACCGGCGTGGTGGCGGACCCTGTCCGCACGGAACTGGCGCGCGTCCTGGGACCTGACACCGCCGGCGAAAACCGTCCGCTTGTGGTGGTCGACGCCCATGATCCGCGCCCCTGGGCTGCCCTGCAGCCCCACTTGGTGACCCCGAACGCGCAGGAAACCGCCCGGCTCCTGGACCGGAAACTGCCGGAAGGGCAGGCGCGGGTGGAGGCGGTGTCCGCGGAGTCCGCGGCCCTGCTTCAGGCAACCGGCGCCCGGGCCGTGGTGGTCACCCTGGACCGGGACGGAACCGTGCTGTTGATGCCCGACGGCGTGCGGCACCGGACGTGGGCCCGGCCCGCCGCGGAGAAGCAGGCATCCGGGGCAGGGGACACCTTCGTGGCGGCCCTGACGCTTGCCCGTGCCGCCGGGCTGCCGCTGACCGCCAGCCTGGACCTGGCCCAGTCGGCCGCCGACGTGGTGGTCCACCAGCCCGGCACGTCTGTGTGCAGCACCGCCCAGCTCAGCCGGTACCTGGAGGCCTTCGCCGATACCGCCCTGAGTGCGGACGAACTGGAACGGCAGATGGAAATACACCGCGCCCAGGGCCAGCGGATCGTGCTGACCAACGGCTGCTTCGATGTGCTGCACAGCGGCCACACCAGGTACCTCAACCAGGCGAAACAGCTGGGCGACATCCTGGTGGTGGCACTGAACAGTGATGATTCGGTGCGCCGGCTCAAGGGCCCCGGCAGGCCCATCAACACCATGGCGGACCGTGCAGCCGTGGTGGCGGCCCTGAGCTGCGTGGACTATGTGACAGTGTTCGATACCCCCACGGCCACCCCGCTGATCCGCCGGCTCCGGCCCGAAGTCTATGCCAAGGGCGGGGACTACACGCCGGAAATGCTGGAGGAGACCCCGGCGGTGGAAGAGTACGGCGGCCGGATCGCCATCCTTGATTACGTGGCTGAACGGTCCACCACCGCCGTGGTGAAACGGATCCGCGACGGTGAAGGCGCAGTGCCTAGCAACTAA
- a CDS encoding fused MFS/spermidine synthase, producing the protein MAKRGRSGGRNSIRAVAGVVEVPAGSRQSGPVEGVYYIDTGDCELVADQDNSTGWLLKINGVMSSHIDLADPLFLDFEYMRWMAALIESRWPPSDASSAKLRGLHLGGGACSMARYFAAAYPDARQVVVELDGKLAEHVRNWFDLPKAPLLRIRVGEARAVTETLTAGTRDFIIRDVFAGAHTPRPLTTAEFNAHVKRVLAPGGLYVANSGDAPDLRNAREDAATIAAAFRHTVIIADPAMLKGRRYGNMVMAGSDSPIVDDPQLRRRLLGGAVPAHLWDDAQVRAFAAGAAVRHDPPAPPEA; encoded by the coding sequence ATGGCAAAACGCGGAAGGTCAGGGGGCCGGAACAGCATCCGTGCGGTTGCAGGCGTGGTGGAGGTGCCTGCGGGCTCCCGCCAGAGTGGTCCGGTGGAGGGTGTCTACTACATCGATACCGGTGACTGCGAGCTGGTGGCGGACCAGGACAACTCCACGGGCTGGCTCCTGAAGATCAACGGGGTCATGAGCTCGCACATCGACCTCGCCGATCCCCTGTTTTTGGACTTCGAGTACATGCGGTGGATGGCGGCGCTCATTGAATCCCGCTGGCCGCCGTCGGACGCATCGTCGGCAAAGCTGCGCGGGCTGCACCTGGGCGGCGGCGCCTGCTCCATGGCCCGCTACTTCGCCGCAGCCTACCCGGACGCCCGCCAGGTGGTGGTGGAACTGGACGGCAAGCTCGCGGAGCATGTCCGCAACTGGTTCGACCTTCCCAAGGCGCCTTTGCTCCGGATCCGGGTAGGGGAGGCCCGCGCCGTGACGGAGACCCTGACGGCCGGCACCCGGGACTTCATCATCCGCGACGTCTTCGCCGGCGCCCACACCCCGCGCCCGCTGACCACCGCCGAATTCAATGCGCACGTCAAACGGGTCCTGGCCCCGGGCGGCCTGTACGTGGCCAACTCCGGCGATGCCCCCGACCTCCGGAATGCGCGGGAGGACGCGGCCACCATTGCGGCAGCCTTCCGGCACACGGTGATCATTGCCGACCCCGCCATGCTGAAGGGCCGGCGCTACGGAAACATGGTGATGGCCGGCAGCGACTCGCCCATCGTGGACGACCCACAGCTGCGGCGCAGGCTCCTGGGCGGAGCCGTCCCGGCCCACCTCTGGGACGACGCCCAGGTCCGGGCGTTCGCCGCCGGAGCGGCAGTCCGCCACGACCCGCCGGCGCCCCCGGAAGCCTAA
- a CDS encoding LysR family transcriptional regulator, which produces MNANPDDLLVLLAVSRSARFTTAAQALGLNHTTVSRRIAALEKALGGRVLSRAAGGWELTELGERAVRAAEQVEAVLGTLGPAGQAPDPITGVVRMTATDGFSAYIAAPAVARLRRDHPGLSVEVVTMTRRALQQRSGLDIEVVVGEPQVHRAEAIRLGEYRLGMYASRAYLAEHGTPATVAELNGHPLVYFVDSMLQVDDLDAPRRLVPAMRDGLTSTNVFVHVEATRAGAGVGFLPCFMADLHDDLVRLLPDEIGELLPYWLVLRPDSLRRPAVAAVVQALRERMADYREALLGRA; this is translated from the coding sequence ATGAATGCGAACCCCGATGACCTGCTGGTCCTCCTGGCAGTGTCCCGCTCGGCCAGGTTTACGACGGCGGCCCAGGCCCTGGGCTTGAACCACACCACGGTGTCCCGCAGGATCGCCGCCCTTGAGAAAGCGCTCGGCGGCCGGGTATTGTCCCGGGCAGCAGGCGGCTGGGAACTGACGGAGCTCGGCGAACGGGCCGTGCGGGCAGCGGAACAGGTGGAAGCGGTGCTGGGCACGCTGGGACCGGCAGGCCAGGCACCCGACCCGATTACCGGCGTCGTACGCATGACCGCCACCGATGGCTTCAGCGCCTACATTGCAGCCCCAGCGGTGGCGCGCCTGCGCCGGGACCATCCGGGCCTCAGCGTGGAAGTGGTGACCATGACGCGCCGTGCCCTGCAGCAGCGGTCCGGCCTGGACATCGAGGTGGTGGTAGGCGAGCCGCAGGTGCACCGGGCGGAGGCCATCCGGCTGGGTGAATACCGGCTGGGAATGTACGCGTCCCGCGCCTACCTGGCGGAGCACGGGACACCGGCCACCGTGGCTGAACTCAACGGGCACCCGCTGGTGTATTTCGTGGATTCAATGCTGCAGGTGGATGACCTTGACGCGCCGCGGCGGCTGGTTCCGGCCATGCGCGACGGCCTCACCTCCACCAACGTGTTCGTGCACGTGGAGGCAACCCGGGCCGGGGCGGGGGTCGGGTTCCTGCCGTGCTTCATGGCGGACCTGCACGATGACCTGGTCCGGCTGCTGCCCGACGAGATCGGCGAACTGCTCCCCTACTGGCTGGTCCTGCGCCCGGATTCGCTGCGCCGGCCCGCGGTTGCCGCGGTGGTGCAGGCCCTCCGGGAACGGATGGCGGATTACCGCGAAGCGCTCCTGGGCCGGGCTTAG
- a CDS encoding MFS transporter has product MSVEQRPANEAGHAPKGSGLKKIVAASMVGTVVEWYEFFLYATAATLVFGKYFFPATGNELDGIIQAFLTYAVGFIARPLGGIVFGQIGDKLGRKPTLQLTIVIIGVSTFLMGCLPGFADIGYLAPALLVALRFIQGFALGGEWGGAVLLVAEHSPNKTRAFWSSWPQAAVPVGNLLATLVLYIMSTTLSSEAFLGWGWRVAFWLSAVIVFVGYYIRTHVSESPIFLEAKELVEKEQAVSYGVFEVVRKYPKGIFQAMGLRFAENIMYYLVVSFAIVYLKSVHKYDTSSLLLALLIAHVIHFAIIPQYGRLADRIGRKPVYLAGAILGATWPFFAFPMFDTRNAVVIVLAVTIGLCLHGLMYAGQPAIMAEMFPTRMRYSGASLGSQVTSIFAGSLAPLLATQWLKDTGSWVPTAIYLVVACAITTVAVLSLKETKGIALEDVDKEDAAREGLLSPTHG; this is encoded by the coding sequence ATGAGCGTAGAGCAGCGCCCCGCCAACGAGGCCGGGCATGCACCCAAAGGATCAGGACTGAAGAAGATCGTCGCGGCCTCCATGGTGGGGACGGTGGTGGAGTGGTACGAGTTCTTCCTCTACGCCACCGCCGCCACCCTGGTCTTCGGCAAGTACTTCTTCCCCGCCACCGGAAACGAGCTCGACGGGATCATCCAGGCCTTCCTCACCTACGCCGTGGGCTTCATTGCACGCCCGCTGGGCGGCATCGTGTTCGGCCAGATCGGTGACAAGCTGGGCCGCAAGCCCACGCTGCAGCTCACCATCGTGATCATCGGCGTCTCCACGTTCCTGATGGGCTGCCTCCCCGGCTTCGCCGACATCGGGTACCTGGCCCCCGCACTGCTGGTGGCCCTGCGGTTCATCCAGGGCTTCGCGCTGGGCGGCGAATGGGGCGGAGCAGTCCTCCTCGTGGCAGAACACAGCCCCAACAAGACCCGCGCCTTCTGGTCCAGCTGGCCCCAGGCCGCCGTCCCGGTGGGCAACCTGCTGGCCACCCTGGTGCTGTACATCATGTCCACCACCCTCAGCAGCGAGGCCTTCCTTGGCTGGGGCTGGCGCGTGGCCTTCTGGCTCTCGGCCGTGATCGTCTTCGTGGGCTACTACATCCGTACCCACGTCAGTGAATCCCCCATCTTCCTCGAAGCCAAGGAACTGGTGGAAAAGGAACAGGCCGTCAGCTACGGCGTGTTCGAGGTGGTCCGCAAGTACCCCAAGGGCATCTTCCAGGCCATGGGCCTCCGGTTCGCGGAGAACATCATGTACTACCTGGTGGTCAGCTTCGCGATTGTCTACCTCAAGAGCGTGCACAAGTACGACACGTCATCACTGCTGCTGGCACTGCTGATCGCGCACGTCATCCACTTCGCCATCATCCCGCAGTACGGCCGCCTGGCGGACCGGATCGGCCGCAAGCCGGTCTACCTCGCCGGAGCCATCCTGGGTGCCACCTGGCCGTTCTTCGCCTTCCCCATGTTCGACACCCGGAACGCCGTGGTGATTGTCCTTGCCGTGACCATCGGACTGTGCCTGCACGGCCTTATGTACGCCGGCCAGCCGGCCATCATGGCCGAGATGTTCCCCACCCGCATGCGGTACTCCGGAGCCTCCCTGGGTTCCCAGGTCACGTCCATCTTCGCCGGCTCCCTGGCGCCGCTGCTGGCCACCCAGTGGCTCAAGGACACCGGCTCATGGGTGCCCACCGCCATCTACCTGGTGGTGGCCTGCGCCATCACAACCGTGGCCGTCCTGAGCCTGAAGGAAACCAAGGGCATTGCCCTGGAAGACGTGGACAAGGAAGACGCCGCCCGCGAGGGACTGCTCAGCCCCACGCATGGCTGA
- a CDS encoding 3-hydroxybutyrate dehydrogenase, translated as MEDTLNGRKALVTGGASGIGAACVRALAARGAKVVVADVDAAAAATLADEVGGTAWGVDLLDVDALATLSLDCDILVNNAGIQRISPIEDFEPADFRRLITLMLEAPFLLIRAALPHMYANNFGRIINLSSVHGIRASPFKSAYVSAKHGLEGLSKVTALEGGAHGVTSNCINPGYVRTPLVESQIADQAKVHGIPESEVLAKVMLTEAAIKRLVEPEEVASLVAWLASADAGMVTGASYTMDGGWSAR; from the coding sequence ATGGAGGACACGTTGAATGGACGCAAGGCGCTGGTCACCGGCGGTGCCAGCGGAATCGGGGCGGCGTGCGTGCGCGCACTTGCCGCGCGGGGAGCGAAAGTGGTGGTGGCCGACGTCGACGCCGCCGCGGCGGCGACGCTCGCCGATGAGGTGGGCGGCACCGCGTGGGGCGTGGACCTGCTGGACGTTGACGCCCTGGCCACCCTCAGCCTGGACTGCGACATCCTGGTGAACAATGCCGGTATCCAGCGCATCAGCCCCATCGAGGACTTTGAGCCGGCAGATTTCCGCCGGCTCATCACCCTCATGCTGGAGGCGCCCTTCCTGCTGATCCGGGCGGCGCTGCCACACATGTACGCGAACAACTTCGGCCGCATCATCAACCTCTCGTCGGTGCACGGGATCCGGGCCTCCCCGTTCAAGAGCGCCTACGTTTCCGCCAAGCATGGCCTGGAAGGGCTGAGCAAGGTGACGGCGCTGGAAGGCGGGGCTCACGGGGTCACGTCCAACTGCATCAACCCCGGCTACGTGCGCACGCCCCTGGTGGAGTCGCAGATCGCCGACCAGGCCAAGGTTCACGGCATCCCCGAATCCGAGGTCCTGGCCAAGGTGATGCTCACCGAGGCGGCCATCAAGCGCCTGGTGGAGCCGGAAGAAGTGGCGTCCCTGGTGGCCTGGCTGGCTTCCGCGGACGCCGGAATGGTCACCGGCGCCAGCTACACCATGGATGGGGGCTGGTCCGCGCGGTAG
- a CDS encoding helix-turn-helix domain-containing protein has translation METAPHASPLPQAFADGVFPAGCPSRTLLDHITSKWGVLILLSLSEGEQRWSELRRRAEGISEKMLAQTLKTLERDGLVSRNAQPVIPPRVDYSLTERGYELSALLVPLVAWAFDNAEDIINGAGLGR, from the coding sequence ATGGAAACAGCACCTCACGCGTCGCCCCTCCCGCAGGCCTTTGCCGACGGCGTGTTCCCCGCCGGGTGCCCCAGCCGGACCCTGCTGGACCACATCACCAGCAAATGGGGAGTCCTGATCCTGCTTTCCCTGTCCGAGGGTGAGCAGCGCTGGAGTGAATTGCGGCGGCGGGCCGAGGGAATCAGCGAGAAGATGCTGGCCCAGACATTGAAGACCCTGGAGCGTGATGGCCTGGTCAGCAGGAACGCCCAGCCGGTCATTCCGCCCCGCGTGGATTACAGCCTCACGGAGCGGGGCTACGAATTGAGCGCTCTCCTGGTGCCTTTGGTTGCGTGGGCATTCGACAACGCCGAGGACATCATCAACGGAGCCGGCCTGGGCAGGTAA
- a CDS encoding SDR family oxidoreductase — protein sequence MSIVVTGATGQLGRHVLEALLERGVPAADIVAAGRSVEKLADLSARGVRVQHMDYADPGSVAEALKGARRVLLISGSEVGRRVEQHRTVINAAKAEGVELLAYTSIANADTTGMLLADEHKATEALLRESGVPFVLLRNGWYLENYTEQLPGTLAQGALAGSAGAGKVSGAARADYAHAAAAVLVADGQAGKVYELGGDEAFSMADLASEITAATGKPVRYNNLPTEDYVGLLTGVGVPEAFAGILADSDLGIARGDLLVSTGDLRRLIGRPTTSLGQAVRAAAAAG from the coding sequence GTGAGCATTGTTGTTACAGGCGCCACCGGACAGTTGGGCCGCCACGTTCTTGAAGCCCTCCTGGAGAGGGGCGTACCCGCCGCGGATATCGTGGCCGCCGGCCGGTCGGTGGAGAAGCTCGCAGACCTTTCCGCGCGCGGGGTACGCGTGCAGCACATGGACTATGCCGACCCTGGTTCCGTGGCCGAAGCACTCAAGGGCGCCCGGCGGGTGCTGCTGATTTCCGGCAGCGAAGTGGGCCGGCGGGTGGAACAGCACCGCACCGTGATCAACGCCGCAAAGGCCGAAGGCGTGGAGCTGCTGGCCTACACCAGCATCGCCAATGCGGACACCACGGGCATGCTGCTGGCGGATGAGCACAAGGCCACGGAGGCGCTGCTGCGCGAATCCGGCGTCCCCTTCGTCCTGCTGCGCAACGGCTGGTACCTGGAGAACTACACGGAACAGCTGCCGGGCACCCTGGCCCAGGGAGCGCTCGCGGGCAGTGCCGGAGCGGGCAAGGTCAGCGGGGCCGCACGGGCCGACTACGCCCACGCCGCAGCAGCGGTCCTGGTGGCCGATGGCCAGGCCGGCAAGGTCTACGAGCTGGGCGGCGACGAGGCCTTCAGCATGGCGGACCTGGCGTCCGAGATCACCGCAGCCACCGGAAAACCCGTCCGCTACAACAACCTGCCCACCGAGGATTACGTTGGCCTGCTCACCGGTGTGGGTGTTCCCGAGGCTTTTGCCGGGATCCTGGCTGATTCGGACCTGGGCATTGCGCGCGGCGATCTCCTGGTCAGCACCGGCGACCTGCGCAGGCTGATCGGGCGCCCGACGACGTCCCTCGGCCAGGCGGTACGGGCCGCCGCTGCTGCGGGCTAG
- a CDS encoding LysE family translocator, whose product MVPMSNLVAFALASVILIAVPGPSVLFVIGRSLALGWRGGVLTVLGNATGQLVQVIAVALGVGVVVAESVLLFSIVKLAGAAYLVFLGIRTIVRRGHGSRRLAPPPASTPWTLVRQGAVVGATNPKSVVFFVAILPQFVDYPAGNIPFQLALLGAVFLLIALVSDSVWAIAAGWARLWFVRSPRRVPAVEAVGGAMMIGLGGTLALTGSKT is encoded by the coding sequence ATGGTTCCAATGTCCAACCTGGTGGCATTCGCCCTGGCGTCCGTAATCCTGATCGCCGTCCCGGGCCCCAGCGTGCTGTTCGTCATTGGACGTTCCCTCGCGCTGGGGTGGCGCGGCGGCGTCCTCACCGTCCTGGGAAATGCCACGGGCCAGTTGGTCCAGGTCATCGCCGTGGCCCTTGGCGTGGGTGTGGTGGTGGCCGAGTCCGTGCTTCTTTTCAGCATCGTGAAGCTGGCAGGTGCCGCTTACCTGGTTTTCCTGGGGATCCGGACCATTGTCCGCCGGGGGCACGGTTCCCGGCGGCTTGCGCCGCCGCCGGCCTCCACTCCGTGGACGTTGGTGCGCCAGGGGGCGGTGGTGGGCGCCACGAACCCGAAGTCGGTGGTGTTCTTCGTGGCGATCCTGCCCCAGTTCGTGGACTACCCTGCCGGCAACATTCCGTTCCAGCTTGCACTGCTGGGTGCTGTCTTCCTGCTGATCGCGTTGGTCTCGGACAGCGTGTGGGCGATCGCGGCGGGGTGGGCGCGGCTGTGGTTCGTCCGCTCACCGCGGCGCGTCCCCGCGGTGGAGGCGGTCGGCGGGGCAATGATGATCGGCCTCGGCGGAACGCTGGCCCTAACCGGATCCAAAACCTAG
- a CDS encoding amino acid permease, protein MQPAPTPTRTKTAAETHKPTAGVGHVLNRGLNVRHIRFMALGSAIGTGLFYGSASAIQKAGPAVLLAYIIGGAAVFMVMRALGEMAVRHPVSGSFSQYASRYLGPLAGFVTGWTYVFEMAIVAIADVTAFSIYMGFWFPQVDRWIWILAVICFLAALNLLSVKVFGELEFWFSLIKVAAIIAMIAGGAALIVFGFQGDGTAVAPGLGNLVDHGGLFPNGFEGLLASFAVVMFAFGGIETLGITAGEAADPKKVIPKAVNTVPVRVLLFYVLTLGVLMSLFPWDQVGTSGSPFVQIFSGLGIPAAPHILNAVVITAALSAINSDIFGAGRILFGLSSQGHAPAAFGKVSRHGVPWMTVVMMAGILLVGVVLNAVIPEDVFLVIASIATFATVWVWVMILASHVAMKREIARGGLPASEFPSPWWPAASVLTIAFMVLVIAILGAFEDTRIALYVGAAWLGLLVMAYRLWIKGDGRRRAHLEDETSPLPVVGAGTGS, encoded by the coding sequence ATGCAACCAGCTCCAACCCCAACCCGGACCAAAACCGCGGCGGAAACGCACAAGCCAACTGCCGGCGTGGGGCATGTCCTCAACCGCGGGCTGAACGTCCGGCACATCCGCTTCATGGCGCTGGGCTCGGCGATCGGCACCGGCCTCTTCTATGGCTCAGCCTCCGCCATCCAGAAAGCCGGGCCGGCAGTTCTGCTGGCCTACATCATCGGCGGCGCAGCCGTGTTCATGGTGATGCGCGCCTTGGGCGAAATGGCCGTGCGGCACCCGGTATCGGGTTCCTTCAGCCAGTACGCGAGCCGGTACCTCGGCCCCCTCGCCGGCTTCGTGACCGGCTGGACGTACGTTTTCGAGATGGCCATCGTGGCGATCGCCGACGTCACGGCCTTCAGCATCTATATGGGCTTCTGGTTCCCGCAGGTGGACCGCTGGATCTGGATCCTGGCCGTCATCTGCTTCCTCGCCGCGCTGAACCTGCTCAGCGTCAAGGTCTTCGGAGAACTTGAGTTCTGGTTCTCGCTGATCAAGGTGGCGGCCATCATCGCCATGATCGCGGGCGGCGCTGCACTGATCGTGTTCGGCTTCCAGGGCGACGGCACTGCCGTGGCTCCGGGACTGGGCAACCTCGTTGACCATGGCGGATTGTTCCCCAACGGCTTCGAAGGCCTCCTGGCATCGTTCGCCGTGGTGATGTTCGCGTTCGGCGGCATCGAGACCCTGGGCATCACGGCCGGCGAGGCGGCTGACCCCAAAAAGGTCATCCCAAAGGCCGTGAACACTGTGCCCGTGCGCGTGCTGCTGTTCTACGTCCTCACGCTCGGAGTCCTGATGAGCCTCTTCCCGTGGGACCAGGTGGGCACCAGTGGCAGCCCATTCGTGCAGATCTTCAGCGGCCTGGGCATCCCGGCGGCACCGCACATCCTGAACGCCGTGGTGATCACGGCCGCGCTTTCAGCCATCAACAGCGATATCTTCGGCGCCGGACGCATCCTTTTCGGGCTTTCCAGCCAGGGCCATGCACCGGCCGCCTTCGGCAAGGTCTCCCGGCACGGCGTCCCGTGGATGACCGTGGTCATGATGGCGGGAATCCTCCTGGTGGGAGTGGTCCTCAATGCCGTTATTCCGGAGGATGTGTTCCTGGTGATTGCCTCGATTGCCACCTTCGCCACCGTTTGGGTCTGGGTGATGATCCTCGCGTCCCATGTTGCAATGAAGCGGGAAATCGCCCGCGGGGGCCTGCCGGCGTCGGAATTCCCGTCGCCGTGGTGGCCCGCCGCCTCCGTCCTGACCATCGCTTTCATGGTGCTGGTGATCGCCATCCTGGGCGCGTTCGAGGACACCCGGATCGCCCTGTACGTGGGCGCGGCATGGCTGGGACTGCTGGTGATGGCCTACCGCCTGTGGATCAAGGGTGACGGCCGACGCCGGGCCCACCTTGAGGACGAGACCTCGCCGCTGCCGGTGGTCGGGGCAGGCACGGGCAGCTAA